From Skermanella sp. TT6, a single genomic window includes:
- a CDS encoding type III PLP-dependent enzyme, translating into MAQVRYRSAVSPLRRGTTLNRRGAPSVRRPVTCVDNLVETLRPSDPVHCLRPAVLSATAARFVSAFPGDVLYAVKCNPEPAVLRALYEGGVRHFDAASPGEVRLVRQMFPNAEIHYMHPVKSPDAIRQAYFDFGVRDFSLDSAEELEKLVEQTDSADDLGLFIRLGLPKGSAVYDLSGKFGAAPDEAARLLRSARAVGRKVGICFHVGSQCLDPAAYERALELAGTVIARAGVEIDVMDVGGGFPVSYPGVTPPPLDDFMEAVARGFARLGLPKRTRLWCEPGRALVAPGVSLLVQVIRRRGNELFINDGVYGSLSDAGVPAFRFPARMIRPDAVASDAAEEAFAFYGPTCDSADYMAGPFMLPADIRTGDWIELGQLGAYGSCLRTAFNGFDNARLVDVTDRPLLETPGYLDLADEHADLSDRSGQAAISVGYITEQAA; encoded by the coding sequence ATGGCTCAAGTCCGCTACCGTTCCGCCGTCTCGCCGCTGCGCCGAGGCACCACGCTCAACCGCCGCGGTGCGCCGTCGGTCCGCCGCCCGGTCACCTGCGTCGACAATCTGGTCGAGACGCTGCGCCCGTCCGATCCGGTCCATTGCCTTCGTCCCGCCGTCCTGTCGGCGACCGCCGCCCGCTTCGTCTCCGCGTTCCCCGGCGACGTGCTGTACGCCGTGAAGTGCAATCCGGAGCCCGCCGTGCTGCGCGCGCTCTACGAGGGAGGCGTGCGCCATTTCGATGCCGCCTCTCCGGGCGAGGTCCGTCTGGTCCGCCAGATGTTCCCGAACGCCGAGATCCACTACATGCACCCGGTCAAGTCGCCGGACGCCATCCGACAAGCCTATTTCGACTTCGGCGTACGCGACTTCTCGCTCGACAGCGCCGAGGAACTGGAGAAGCTGGTCGAGCAGACCGACAGTGCCGACGACCTGGGGCTGTTCATCCGCCTCGGCCTGCCGAAGGGGTCGGCCGTTTACGACCTGTCCGGCAAGTTCGGGGCCGCTCCGGACGAGGCTGCCAGGCTGCTGCGCAGCGCCCGTGCCGTCGGCCGCAAGGTCGGCATCTGCTTCCATGTCGGGTCGCAGTGCCTGGATCCCGCCGCCTACGAGCGGGCGCTCGAACTGGCGGGCACGGTGATCGCGCGGGCCGGCGTCGAGATCGACGTGATGGACGTGGGCGGCGGCTTCCCGGTCAGCTATCCCGGCGTCACGCCGCCTCCGCTCGACGACTTCATGGAAGCCGTCGCGCGCGGCTTCGCGCGCCTGGGCCTGCCGAAGCGCACCCGCCTGTGGTGCGAGCCCGGCCGCGCCCTGGTCGCCCCCGGCGTCTCGCTGCTGGTCCAGGTGATCAGGCGGCGCGGCAACGAGCTGTTCATCAACGACGGCGTCTACGGGAGCCTGTCCGATGCCGGCGTCCCGGCGTTCCGCTTCCCGGCGCGCATGATCCGGCCCGACGCCGTGGCCTCGGACGCGGCGGAGGAGGCGTTCGCCTTCTATGGCCCGACCTGCGACAGCGCCGACTACATGGCCGGCCCCTTCATGCTGCCGGCCGATATCCGGACCGGCGACTGGATCGAGCTGGGCCAGCTCGGCGCCTACGGTTCCTGCCTGCGGACCGCGTTCAACGGATTCGACAATGCTCGCCTCGTCGACGTGACCGATCGGCCCCTCCTGGAAACTCCGGGTTACCTGGATCTGGCCGATGAACATGCGGATCTGTCCGATCGGAGCGGCCAAGCTGCGATTTCGGTCGGCTACATCACGGAACAGGCTGCCTGA